The Chitinophaga sp. H8 region TCTATCTCCCACCCCTTGCAATGAATACCTATTCCCCCAATTAATGATTGCTCATATTTACGAACGCCATCCATAGCAGATTCTACTTTAACCCGTCCATCTGTATAGTTGGTGGTCATTTCATCCTTTGCAGACACTGCAAAAGCATTCCCCATACCTGCAGTTGCATAGGGTTTTACTACTTTACCGGGATAAGTATACCTCGCCAACACGTTCAATTGCAAATAGGACAATTTAAAATCTACATGATGTACACTATAATTTTCAATACCCTCAATTACACTCCCTGCTTTTATCTCTTTATAAAATAGTTCTCCATTCAATGAAAACTGCTGCCTGTTTCTGGCAACAGGAATCTCCAATGCCACACCCAGTAAAGGACCTACAGTATTATCATATTTGCCCTCTGTATATCGCTGCTGCCCCTTAAAACTATAGCTATTAGCCGATATACCCGCCAGCAAACCAAAGCTGACAGGTACCTTTTCTTTCTTTTGCGCCACAATGGCCTTGTGTGGATTTTTACAGTTATTATAACGGACAAAAATACCCTGCAGGTCGGCCTTCCGGTACGACAACCGGCTAGTGCTTTCTGCTATCTTTTCGCAATCCTGAAACAGGATAAATAATTGCTGTTTGTAATAAGGCAGGTCCTGGATACCTTTGGTACCATCCTTGTCCTCATAGCTTTTACGTATCATCTGCAATTCTTCCGCAGGATGATCTGCCCCTTCAAAAATATAATGTATGCGATCATTTTTATCCGTGTATTCATACAAGGGATAGATGCCATTGCTAATACGGGTCAGGAATACAGTATCCTCCTGATAAATCCGGGTTTCATTTCTGCTCAGGTAATCCACCGACTGAGGCGTAATATCCAGCTTTACCTGCCTGCTCACATAATTTTCATCAGGAGATACTACCCAGAACCCCTGTATATCCGCCGGTTTAAATACCTGTTCCTTACCATCTGCAGATTTGAAACTGATAACGGAAGGTGCTACCCCCCAGTTGCGGTAATCAATCAGTCCTTTCACTGAATCCTGCTGCAGGGTAATAATCCCCCCGGGGATATAATTTCGCTGTGCATAGGCAGTAGCAAGGCTACATAGCATCAAAAGGGATAAGTAAAAATATTTCATAAATAATGGATCAACAATGTGAATTACGGTACAGGTGTTTGATATTACAGCGTTAAAGACCGGATAAAAAGGCTTGCAGATTTAATCATACTAATACCTGCAAGCCTTCCGGAACACGGATTATACTTCCAGCTTATACCCCATGTAAATAGCTATAATAATGGCTATTCCCACGACAATACGGTAATAGCCCCACATTCTGAAGCCGTATTTCTTCAGTGTGCCGATAAAGAATTTAATGGCCAGCATCGCCACGATAAAAGCTACCACGTTACCGATGAACAGTAACTTGAGATTTTCCGGATGTTCTGTCAGCAGCTTATATCCTTTTAAAAGTTTATACCCTGTGGCAGCAGCCATGGTAGGCACGGCCAGGAAGAAAGAAAATTCGGCGGCCACATTACGGGTCAGTTTCTGCTGCATCCCCCCAATAATAGTGGCTGCACTACGGCTCATCCCCGGTATCAGTGCCAGACACTGAAAGAACCCAATGCGCAGTGCACGGAAGTTGTCAATTTTTTCATCCGTATCTATGGTAGGATGGTTAAACCACTTGTCTACAAAAAGCAGCACAATCCCTCCCAACAATAAGGTAACACCTACCACCATCGGACTTTCCATCAAGGCATCTATCTTATCACTGAACAAATATCCCATGATCAGTGCAGGGACTACGGCAATAATCAGTTTGATATAAAAATTCAGACGGTTCTTATCAAATACAAAAAACTTCTTCCAGTACAATACCACTACCGCCAGGATGGCGCCCAGTTGTATACATACTTCAAACAGCTTGGTAAATTCATCATTGCTGATCCCCAGTAACCAGCTGGTAATGATCATGTGCCCGGTGGATGATACCGGCAAAAACTCTGTTAGTCCTTCTACTATTGCTATAATAATAGCTTCAAATACAGTCATCGTAATTTTTACTAAAAATGAAGAATGGTTAAATCATTTGGGTATGTGGGGATATCAGACATGACATTAAAAAAAAAGCGATGAAGTTTCATCGCCAGGCTTCATGGTTGCTACCCTCATTTTACAGTTTAGGTCTGCGCATAATAGCATATACCTCTACCAGCAGGCCTAATACAATAACAATAGGTGCCAGTGTAATTCTGCGGAAACTGTATACTTCTTCAGGTTTAAAACTATTTGGATCGTTGCTGTTGCCACCGGTCATCAGGAAAAATCCGATTACCACCACTACTAATCCCACCAGCATGATCTTATAGTTCTCTTTCGGGAAAATATCACCATTAGCCACTCCTTTCTTTTCCGGAGCGCCTTCTGTGGTTACATTCTCAATAGGTTTAGCTGTTTTAGACATAAATATTATTGTTAAAATTACTTTGCTGTATTAATAAAGATCGTCCAGTTTCAGTCTCAGGTATTTCATTACTGACCGGTGCGTACTTACCAAAGATATGCAAATACCTATCACGATCATTCCCAGGAATAGTACCCCAGTCATAAAATAATCCCGCATACCGCTTAATTCCGGCAGTACCCTGTCGGCAAAATACATGATGCCTATCAAACCACCTATGGCTAGCAATGCACTGAGTGCACCGTTAATAATACTTCGTATATCAAATGGCTTGGCAATAAACCAACGGGTGGCCCCTACCATTTGCATGGTTTTAATCAGGAACCGGTTGCTGAACATGGCCAGCCGGATGGTATTATCAATTAGTACAATTACAACCAGCGCCAGCAATGCGGATATTGCCAGAATAACCAATCCGATTTTGCGCACATTCTCATTCAGCTTGGCCACCAGTGAACGCTGATAGGAAATTTCCCGCACGATGCTCTTTTCGGTAAGATTAGCTTCTACGA contains the following coding sequences:
- a CDS encoding DUF3098 domain-containing protein, which gives rise to MSKTAKPIENVTTEGAPEKKGVANGDIFPKENYKIMLVGLVVVVIGFFLMTGGNSNDPNSFKPEEVYSFRRITLAPIVIVLGLLVEVYAIMRRPKL
- a CDS encoding cell division protein FtsX, with the protein product MAQSGKSSAKKSKPSYVFSIIGVALVLFLLGTLGLLVIHANKLSDYFKESIEIQVILRDNVKENQALALRDSIATKPYIKSIEYVSKEAAAAHFQKEFGEDFIKLLQYNPLYASINIKANAKYVNMDSLKIVEANLTEKSIVREISYQRSLVAKLNENVRKIGLVILAISALLALVVIVLIDNTIRLAMFSNRFLIKTMQMVGATRWFIAKPFDIRSIINGALSALLAIGGLIGIMYFADRVLPELSGMRDYFMTGVLFLGMIVIGICISLVSTHRSVMKYLRLKLDDLY
- a CDS encoding undecaprenyl-diphosphate phosphatase, whose product is MTVFEAIIIAIVEGLTEFLPVSSTGHMIITSWLLGISNDEFTKLFEVCIQLGAILAVVVLYWKKFFVFDKNRLNFYIKLIIAVVPALIMGYLFSDKIDALMESPMVVGVTLLLGGIVLLFVDKWFNHPTIDTDEKIDNFRALRIGFFQCLALIPGMSRSAATIIGGMQQKLTRNVAAEFSFFLAVPTMAAATGYKLLKGYKLLTEHPENLKLLFIGNVVAFIVAMLAIKFFIGTLKKYGFRMWGYYRIVVGIAIIIAIYMGYKLEV
- a CDS encoding outer membrane beta-barrel protein; translation: MLCSLATAYAQRNYIPGGIITLQQDSVKGLIDYRNWGVAPSVISFKSADGKEQVFKPADIQGFWVVSPDENYVSRQVKLDITPQSVDYLSRNETRIYQEDTVFLTRISNGIYPLYEYTDKNDRIHYIFEGADHPAEELQMIRKSYEDKDGTKGIQDLPYYKQQLFILFQDCEKIAESTSRLSYRKADLQGIFVRYNNCKNPHKAIVAQKKEKVPVSFGLLAGISANSYSFKGQQRYTEGKYDNTVGPLLGVALEIPVARNRQQFSLNGELFYKEIKAGSVIEGIENYSVHHVDFKLSYLQLNVLARYTYPGKVVKPYATAGMGNAFAVSAKDEMTTNYTDGRVKVESAMDGVRKYEQSLIGGIGIHCKGWEIEGRYNASNGFSSLTYLKTTVSSWQLLVRYMLF